The sequence AGCAAAAAGCGCACCACCAGCAGTAATAAACCAAACTTGAGAGCCATCCCAAGTAGGTCCTACAGTGTTTATAATAGCTCTTTTTTCATAGTTATCCTTACCAACAAATTTAGCAAGAATACCTATACCAAAGTCAAAACCAACTGTTGCAGCTACTAGGAATATAAGAACTCCAACAACTAGCCAAGAGATAACTTGTAAAACATCTAATAACATTTATCTCTCCTTATTTATCTTCGTTATTTTGTTCAAAATGATATTTACCAGAGCCTAGTGAGCTAGGACCTAGTTTTGCATATTTGAACATTAAGAATAGTAATACTGCAAATAGAGAAGTATCTATTAGCAAGAATATCAGCATAGAAGTACCAATATCAGCAGCTGTTAAAGCTGATGAGCTTAGGCTAGTTGGAAGCTGATCATAAACAGTCCATGGTTGACGGCCATGCTCAGTTACAAACCATCCACATAAACATGCGATGAATGGTAATGGAATTGACCAAGTCATTACTCTTAGGACAAATTTACTAAACTTAGTGTTACCAAGAGAGTTTTTCGCTAGTAATACTAGACCAACAAACATTAGAAGTAATAATAAGAAACCAATTCCTACCATTATTCTAAATGTCCAGAAGATGCTAGATACATCTGGAACCATATTTGTAGCAACTTGTTTTACTACTTCTGGGTTGTTAGCTAGTTTAGCAATTGTTGCTGAGTCAGCTTTACCGTATTTCTCTTGAGCAACTTGAACAAGTAGTTTACCAAAGCCCATATATCTTTGATATTCAGGGTTATTGTAATTTGCATAACTACTATCAGGAGTATCGCCTTTATGACCTGATTCTCTCCATTTTAGAAGATCAGCATAAGCAAGACCACCGTCTCTAATCATTACAGTTGCAGCAGGAACTTTCTCATATTTTTGAGGATTAGCTGCAGCTACAGCAGGAGAAACATCAGCAGTTTCACCCGTTTTAATGTTTCTATAATAAGCTAGATTAGGATCTCTCTTACCATTTACCATTTCTCCGTATAGGATCGCTTTAACACCAGGAACCTGAGCAGTTGTAGTGTGTGTTGCTATTAGACCAAGAGCCATAGGAATTTCTATATTGTAGTTGTTCTTTTGCTCTTCTTGATCAGGGAATCCTATAGCATTAAATGGAGCTGGAGTCGGAGAAGTATCCCACTCAGCTTCAATAGCAGCCATTTTTAATGGTTGTACTTTCCAAGCATCTTGCCCGTTAGCATCGCCGAAGAATATAGCCATAATACATGCAACTATACCAAACCCTAAACCAACAGCTAAAGATCTCTTAGCAAATGCAGTATCACGTCCTTTAAGTAGGTAGTATGCACTAATACCTATAACAAAAGTTGCACCAGTTGTGTATCCAGCTGTAATTACGTGGCCAAAGTTTGACTGAGCAGTAGAGTTTAAGAATACATCTAGTAAGCTAACTGTTTCCATTCTCATAGTTGAAGCTACGAACTCAGAACCTACTGGATGTTGCATATAACCATTTGCAACAAGAATCAGTAGTGCTGAGAAGCTTGAACCGATTGCTAAACAGAATGTTGAAAGTAAATGTTGTTTCTTTGAAAGCTTATCCCAACCAAAGAAAAATAAACCAGCGAAAGTTGACTCAAGCATAAATGCAGCCATACCTTCAATAGCTAGAGGAGTACCAAAAATATCACCTACTGATTGTGAGTAGTATGACCAGTTGGTACCAAATTCAAATTCCATGGTTAGACCAGTGATAATCCCTAGAGCGAAGTTTATTCCAAGTAATTTACCCCAAAACTTCACCATATCTTTATAAACTTCTTTACCTGTTCTTATATACATTAGTTCCATTGTGAATAAAATCCACGTTAGACCTAAAGTTAAAGGAACAAATAAGAAGTGAAATGATGCTGTTAGACCAAACTGCAATCTTGCTAAGTCAACAGACATGAGCGTTGGTAACATAATGTTGCTTCTCCTTATGATATTCGAGTAACGAAAGGTTATTTTCTTTTAAAAATAGAATGTTGGAAAGAAAAATTTGCTTGCAATTTGAGTAGTCACTTTTTCTCACCTTTAACTATACACATGAATTGTAACATATAAATTGCTTAAATCAAAAATTAAATATAGCCTGAAAGTATTGAAAATAAAGGATTTCGCTATACCAAAATGGTATAGTTTAGCACTTGTGATATAGGTGATATCTAGGGTTGCTTTTGAGGGTGTTTATTTGATTAGATTTATTTTTTGAATAAATAATTTTTCATCAAATAATTTTTTATCAATTTTTATATATATAGCATTCTCCTCTAGACATATTACAGACTCGTAAAGTCCTTTTTCTGCTGCTATGATTTTTGCTAATTTTTCTGCTAGTTCAGATGTTATTTTGTCTAGTTTGTAGACTTTTGTATTTAGGTAGGTAGGCTCAGCCATTATTAAGGTGACCAAAAACCATAAAAAAGCTAAAATCGTACAGAATGCGAGGACTCCTGTGATATTGAATCTATGAAAAATGATCCCTCCTAAGACTCCTCCGATGAATATGCCAAAAAATTGACAGCTAGAGAAAATACCCATTGCTGTTCCTTTGCTGCCAACAGGAGCAATCTTTGAAACCCATGATGGTAGGCATGATTCTAAAAATGTAAATGCAGCAAAAAATAGAGTGAGAATTAAGCTTAATACTACAGTATGTTGATAGCCTATAATCAAAAGACCTAAGCAGGCACTTAAAAGTAAAACAGCAATGATAAAAAACTTTCTCATTTTATGCTGTGTTTCAGCAATCATAACAAATGGGAACATTATACTGAAAGATATAATCAGTACAGGCAGGTATATAAGCCATTGATAGTCAGCGGATATTTGTAAGATGTTAGTTAAAATTGGAGGGATTACTATAAACAAAGCTGTAAGTGTTGCATGTAGTGTAAATATGCCATAGTTAAGTTTTAATAATTCTTTATGAGTTATTATGTCTTTGATAAGTGTTAAAACAGGTTTTGCTTCGTGGTGAAAGCTAGGTGTTTTTGGCGTTGGGATTTTTGTTAAAATAAATATGCTAATAACACCACAAACTGCAGTTAACCAAAAAATACCTGATAGTCCAATAATGCTATTTAGTATAGAGCTGATCATCATGGCTATTAAAAATGAAAAGCCAATAGACATTCCTATTAGTGACATTGCCTTAAGGCGATTTTCTTCTTTTGTGGAGTCTGCAACTAATGCTGTTAGTGTACTTCCTATGGCTCCAGCACCTTGTATCGCACGACCAATAATTATCCCATAAATACTAGTTGAGCATGCTGCAATAATACTACCAATAATAAAAAATACTAAGCCAACTAGTATAATAGGTTTACGTCCAAATTTGTCTGATAAAATACTTAGTACAATTTGTAGCATAGCTTGGCTTAAGCCATATATTCCAAGAGCTAAACCTATTAGAAAAGGTGTCGCATATTGTAGATTATTAATATATAAACTAAATATTGGGAAAATAATAAACAGTCCAATCATTCTAAATCCATATATTAGAGAGATATTTATAGTAGTTCGTAATTCTTTGTTATACATGTGAAATTATTTATCGTAATAAAAATATTGATGAGTATAGCGAATATGTCTCTGTATTCAAACACTAAAAATTTTATTAATTAATGAATTTTTTTTCGTATTTATGTAATATGGAGGTATCTACTCTGTAGAAAAATATGTTTAGTGATTAAACACGATTTATATGTAACTGTAATTTATAAGGGAATGTATTAATGAACTGGAAAAAATACTTACTAATATTTACAAGTATAGTAGGAATGCTGTCTTTATCTGGTTGTAAGGGCGGTATTTGGAATCCAATGGGTGTTATCACATCGCAAGAGAAACATTTGCTAATATTTGCGACTGTTCTTATGCTTTTTGTGGTTATTCCAGTTATTATTTTGACACTATGGTTTGCTTGGAAATATAGAGATGGTGCTAACTCTGAGTATAAACCAACTTGGAGTCATAGTAATAAGCTAGAGATAATCTGTTGGGGTGTGCCATTTGTAATAATTTTGATATTGTCAATTGTTACATGGAAAACAACACA is a genomic window of Francisella sp. LA112445 containing:
- a CDS encoding cytochrome ubiquinol oxidase subunit I, giving the protein MLPTLMSVDLARLQFGLTASFHFLFVPLTLGLTWILFTMELMYIRTGKEVYKDMVKFWGKLLGINFALGIITGLTMEFEFGTNWSYYSQSVGDIFGTPLAIEGMAAFMLESTFAGLFFFGWDKLSKKQHLLSTFCLAIGSSFSALLILVANGYMQHPVGSEFVASTMRMETVSLLDVFLNSTAQSNFGHVITAGYTTGATFVIGISAYYLLKGRDTAFAKRSLAVGLGFGIVACIMAIFFGDANGQDAWKVQPLKMAAIEAEWDTSPTPAPFNAIGFPDQEEQKNNYNIEIPMALGLIATHTTTAQVPGVKAILYGEMVNGKRDPNLAYYRNIKTGETADVSPAVAAANPQKYEKVPAATVMIRDGGLAYADLLKWRESGHKGDTPDSSYANYNNPEYQRYMGFGKLLVQVAQEKYGKADSATIAKLANNPEVVKQVATNMVPDVSSIFWTFRIMVGIGFLLLLLMFVGLVLLAKNSLGNTKFSKFVLRVMTWSIPLPFIACLCGWFVTEHGRQPWTVYDQLPTSLSSSALTAADIGTSMLIFLLIDTSLFAVLLFLMFKYAKLGPSSLGSGKYHFEQNNEDK
- a CDS encoding MFS transporter, giving the protein MYNKELRTTINISLIYGFRMIGLFIIFPIFSLYINNLQYATPFLIGLALGIYGLSQAMLQIVLSILSDKFGRKPIILVGLVFFIIGSIIAACSTSIYGIIIGRAIQGAGAIGSTLTALVADSTKEENRLKAMSLIGMSIGFSFLIAMMISSILNSIIGLSGIFWLTAVCGVISIFILTKIPTPKTPSFHHEAKPVLTLIKDIITHKELLKLNYGIFTLHATLTALFIVIPPILTNILQISADYQWLIYLPVLIISFSIMFPFVMIAETQHKMRKFFIIAVLLLSACLGLLIIGYQHTVVLSLILTLFFAAFTFLESCLPSWVSKIAPVGSKGTAMGIFSSCQFFGIFIGGVLGGIIFHRFNITGVLAFCTILAFLWFLVTLIMAEPTYLNTKVYKLDKITSELAEKLAKIIAAEKGLYESVICLEENAIYIKIDKKLFDEKLFIQKINLIK